In a single window of the Erinaceus europaeus chromosome 21, mEriEur2.1, whole genome shotgun sequence genome:
- the CAND2 gene encoding cullin-associated NEDD8-dissociated protein 2 isoform X6, whose amino-acid sequence MRSDKEQLRDIAGIGLKTVLSKLPPAATESSLATSVCRKVTGQLTAAIIQQEDVALQLEALDILSDMLSRLGAPLGAFHAGLLHCLLPQLGSPRLAVRKRAVGALGHLAAACCSDLLTQLADHLLQRLPSPREPACPTCPAAARTLVQCVGSVGRQAGHRLGAHLDRLVPLVQDFCSLDDDELRESCLQALEAFLRKCPKEMGPYVSSVISLCLQYLKHDPNYDCGSDGDKGQMETEDSELSGQESEDGYSDEEDQSWKVRRAAARCLGALPCSRPDLQAELLCSLGPPLIHRFREREETVRAEVFATYSELLHLARAPGGWPETQEEAGEQGSFRHLLRGQVPLVVKALQRQLKDHNPRVRQACFSLLGELEAALPGSLEEHTPMLVTGLVFSLGERSGPSAVRLDALALLQQLIGTEPVATFASHLPTLLPALEGCVADPCCRLAAEGLRALQELVRVLWPLDGPGALDPQPHVARVAAACLSRLRAVDLDQEVKERVLACTGHLLAHLGDRLAGAEVLLLGLLLERLQGEATRLPATRALALAAASPLLLDLRPLLAEALPLLAGFMRRGPRALRLAALQVLEALARTRGPSLPSPALQPVLAELPTLLGDGDMPAAQLALELLAALAQAQPACLAEVSGPVLDALLGLLCWPLLPAGVLAAAEALLQALAGGRPPCVDYARLTRLLMAPVIQAPAAGRPGPPKQALHSLARCLATLAAACPQEAAATAQRLVAEARCPDSSPHIQVLALLTLAELGAVAGPGPQRELKAALLDALGSASEDVRAAASLALGRVGAGSLADFLALLPAQLRAEPRHQYLLLGALREALGMAVPDSLRPHLEVVWALLLPLCQVDEEGTRGLVAECLARLVLANPPFLLPRLRMQLAADQPLTRSTAIMTVKFLISDQPHPVDPQLKTIMGDFLESLRDPDSGVRRAALALLNSAVHNKPSLVRGELGTVLPLLYQETRVRRELIREVEMGPFKHTVDEGLDLRKAAFECMYSLLERCLAQLELGEFLSRVEDGLKDHPDIRMSTFTMLARLAALCPASVLQRVDRLMEPLRATCLAKVKADSVKQEFEKQEELRHSAMRAVAALLSIPEVGKSPIMADFLSQIQSNPELKVLFESTQKDSASGRSTDTTELS is encoded by the exons ATGCGCTCAGACAAGGAGCAGCTGCGGGACATCGCTGGCATTGGGCTCAAGACCGTCCTCTCCAAGCTGCCCCCCGCAGCCACAG AGTCCAGCTTGGCCACCAGCGTGTGCCGGAAGGTAACGGGCCAGCTCACTGCTGCCATCATCCAGCAGGAGGACGTAGCACTGCAGCTGGAAGCCCTGGACATCCTGTCAGACATGCTGAGCAG GCTGGGCGCGCCCCTCGGCGCCTTCCACGCCGGCCTCCTGCACTGCCTGCTGCCGCAGCTGGGCAGCCCACGCCTGGCCGTACGCAAGCGGGCGGTCGGGGCGCTCGGCCACCTGGCGGCCGCCTGCTGCAGCGACCTGCTCACCCAGCTCGCCGACCACCTGCTGCAGCGCCTGCCCAGCCCGCGCGAGCCCGCCTGCCCCACCTGCCCCGCCGCCGCGCGCACCCTGGTCCAGTGTGTGGGCAGCGTGGGCCGCCAGGCCGGCCACCGCCTAG GGGCCCACCTGGACCGCCTGGTGCCCCTGGTGCAGGACTTCTGCAGCCTGGATGATGATGAGCTCCGGGAGTCCTGCCTCCAGGCCCTGGAGGCCTTCCTGAGGAA GTGCCCCAAGGAAATGGGCCCTTACGTGTCCAGCGTGATAAGCCTCTGCCTGCAGTACCTGAAGCATGACCCCAACTATGACTGTGGCAGTGACGGGGACAAGGGGCAGATGGAGACGGAGGACAGTGAGCTCAGTGGGCAAG AGAGTGAGGATGGGTACAGTGACGAGGAGGACCAGAGCTGGAAGGTACGGCGAGCGGCAGCCAGGTGCCTGGGGGCGCTGCCCTGTTCACGGCCCGACCTGCAGGCCGAGCTCCTGTGCTCGCTGGGGCCCCCGCTCATCCATCGCTTCCGGGAACGTGAGGAGACCGTCAGGGCCGAGGTGTTTGCCACCTACTCGGAGCTGTTGCACCTGGCACGGGCCCCGGGAGGCTGGCCAGAGACACAggaggaggcaggggagcaggggagcttcCGTCACCTGCTGCGGGGACAG GTGCCCCTGGTGGTCAAGGCCCTGCAGCGACAACTCAAGGACCACAACCCACGGGTGCGCCAAGCCTGCTTCAGCCTCCTGGGTGAGCTGGAGGCAGCGCTTCCAGGCAGCCTGGAGGAGCACACGCCCATGCTGGTGACAG gcctGGTCTTCTCACTCGGAGAGCGGTCTGGCCCCTCGGCTGTGCGCCTGGACGCCCTAGCCCTCCTGCAGCAGCTGATTGGCACCGAGCCGGTGGCTACCTTCGCCTCGCACCTGCCCACCCTCCTGCCTGCCCTGGAGGGCTGTGTGGCCGACCCCTGCTGCCGGCTGGCAGCTGAAGGCCTGCGGGCGCTGCAGGAGCTGGTGAGGGTGCTGTGGCCCCTGGACGGGCCTGGTGCCCTGGACCCGCAGCCCCACGTGGCGAGGGTGGCAGCAGCCTGCCTGTCCCGGCTGCGTGCAGTTGACCTGGACCAGGAGGTGAAGGAGCGCGTACTGGCCTGCACCGGGCACCTGCTGGCCCACCTGGGCGACCGCCTGGCCGGGGCCGAGGTGCTACTGCTGGGCCTGCTGCTGGAGCGGCTGCAGGGCGAGGCCACCCGGCTGCCTGCCACCCGGGCCCTGGCGCTGGCCGCCGCCTCCCCGCTGTTGCTGGACCTGCGGCCCCTGCTGGCCGAGGCACTGCCCCTGCTCGCTGGGTTCATGCGCAGGGGCCCTCGGGCTCTCAGGCTGGCTGCCCTGCAGGTCCTGGAAGCGCTGGCTCGCACCCGGGGCCCCAGCCTCCCATCGCCTGCCCTGCAGCCCGTGTTGGCTGAGCTGCCCACTCTGCTTGGTGATGGTGACATGCCCGCGGCACAGCTGGCCTTGGAGCTCCTGGCCGCCCTGGCCCAGGCCCAGCCGGCCTGCTTGGCCGAGGTCAGTGGCCCGGTGCTGGATGCACTGCTGGGGCTGCTGTGCTGGCCGCTGCTGCCCGCAGGGGTGCTGGCGGCGGCCGAGGCACTGCTGCAGGCACTGGCCGGGGGGCGACCGCCCTGTGTGGACTATGCCCGCCTCACCCGGCTGCTCATGGCACCCGTGATCCAGGCCCCTGCGGCCGGCAGGCCCGGGCCGCCCAAGCAAGCCCTGCATTCCCTGGCCCGCTGCCTGGCCACGCTGGCGGCCGCCTGTCCCCAGGAGGCGGCGGCCACTGCCCAGCGGCTGGTGGCTGAAGCCCGGTGTCCCGACTCCAGCCCGCACATCCAGGTGCTAGCCCTGCTCACGCTGGCTGAGCTGGGCGCCGTGGCGGGGCCAGGCCCACAGCGGGAGCTCAAGGCCGCACTGCTGGACGCTCTGGGATCAGCCAGCGAGGACGTGCGGGCGGCCGCGTCCCTGGCGCTGGGCAGGGTGGGCGCGGGCAGCCTGGCCGACTTCCTGGCTCTCCTGCCCGCCCAGCTGCGGGCCGAGCCACGCCACCAGTACCTGCTGCTTGGCGCACTGAGAGAAGCACTGGGCATGGCTGTGCCTGACAGCCTGAGGCCGCACCTGGAGGTCGTGTGGGCCTTGCTGCTGCCCCTCTGCCAGGTGGATGAGGAGGGCACCCGTGGCCTGGTGGCCGAGTGCCTGGCCAGGCTGGTGCTGGCCAACCCACCCTTCCTCCTGCCCCGCCTCCGGATGCAGCTGGCCGCAG accagccCCTCACGCGGAGCACAGCCATCATGACAGTCAAGTTCCTCATCTCAGACCAGCCCCACCCTGTCGACCCGCAGCTCAAGACCATCATGG GTGACTTCCTGGAGAGCCTTCGGGACCCGGACTCTGGCGTGCGGCGGGCGGCGCTGGCCCTGCTCAACTCGGCTGTGCACAACAAGCCCTCGCTGGTGCGAGGTGAGCTGGGCACCGTGCTGCCCCTGCTCTACCAGGAGACCCGCGTCCGCAGAGAGCTCATCCGCGAG gtggagatGGGACCCTTCAAGCACACAGTGGATGAGGGGCTAGACCTGCGGAAGGCGGCCTTCGAGTGCATGTACTCGCTGCTGGAGCGCTGCCTGGCCCAGCTGGAGCTCGGAGAGTTCCTGAGCCGTGTGGAGGATGGCCTGAAAGACCACCCTGACATCCGG ATGTCCACCTTCACCATGCTGGCTCGGCTGGCAGCCCTGTGCCCCGCCTCCGTGCTGCAGAGGGTGGATCGGCTCATGGAGCCCCTCAGGGCCACCTGCCTGGCCAAG GTGAAGGCGGACTCCGTGAAACAGGAATTTGAGAAGCAGGAGGAGCTGAGGCACTCTGCCATGAGGGCCGTAGCCGCCCTGCTGAGCATCCCAGAAGTGGGCAAGAGCCCCATCATGGCCGACTTCCTGTCCCAAATCCAATCCAACCCTGAACTCAAGGTTCTTTTTGAAAGCACCCAGAAGGACTCGGCTTCAGGACGCAGCACCGACACCACAGAGCTCAGCTAG
- the CAND2 gene encoding cullin-associated NEDD8-dissociated protein 2 isoform X2: MVATMSGAALPMSSLLEKMTSSDKDFRFMATSDLLSELQKDSIQLDEDSERRVVQTLLGLLEDRNGEVQGLAVSLGPLVGKVKECQVEAIVEALCANMRSDKEQLRDIAGIGLKTVLSKLPPAATESSLATSVCRKVTGQLTAAIIQQEDVALQLEALDILSDMLSRLGAPLGAFHAGLLHCLLPQLGSPRLAVRKRAVGALGHLAAACCSDLLTQLADHLLQRLPSPREPACPTCPAAARTLVQCVGSVGRQAGHRLGAHLDRLVPLVQDFCSLDDDELRESCLQALEAFLRKCPKEMGPYVSSVISLCLQYLKHDPNYDCGSDGDKGQMETEDSELSGQESEDGYSDEEDQSWKVRRAAARCLGALPCSRPDLQAELLCSLGPPLIHRFREREETVRAEVFATYSELLHLARAPGGWPETQEEAGEQGSFRHLLRGQVPLVVKALQRQLKDHNPRVRQACFSLLGELEAALPGSLEEHTPMLVTGLVFSLGERSGPSAVRLDALALLQQLIGTEPVATFASHLPTLLPALEGCVADPCCRLAAEGLRALQELVRVLWPLDGPGALDPQPHVARVAAACLSRLRAVDLDQEVKERVLACTGHLLAHLGDRLAGAEVLLLGLLLERLQGEATRLPATRALALAAASPLLLDLRPLLAEALPLLAGFMRRGPRALRLAALQVLEALARTRGPSLPSPALQPVLAELPTLLGDGDMPAAQLALELLAALAQAQPACLAEVSGPVLDALLGLLCWPLLPAGVLAAAEALLQALAGGRPPCVDYARLTRLLMAPVIQAPAAGRPGPPKQALHSLARCLATLAAACPQEAAATAQRLVAEARCPDSSPHIQVLALLTLAELGAVAGPGPQRELKAALLDALGSASEDVRAAASLALGRVGAGSLADFLALLPAQLRAEPRHQYLLLGALREALGMAVPDSLRPHLEVVWALLLPLCQVDEEGTRGLVAECLARLVLANPPFLLPRLRMQLAADQPLTRSTAIMTVKFLISDQPHPVDPQLKTIMGDFLESLRDPDSGVRRAALALLNSAVHNKPSLVRGELGTVLPLLYQETRVRRELIREVEMGPFKHTVDEGLDLRKAAFECMYSLLERCLAQLELGEFLSRVEDGLKDHPDIRMSTFTMLARLAALCPASVLQRVDRLMEPLRATCLAKVKADSVKQEFEKQEELRHSAMRAVAALLSIPEVGKSPIMADFLSQIQSNPELKVLFESTQKDSASGRSTDTTELS, translated from the exons GTTCATGGCCACCAGCGACCTGCTGTCAGAGCTGCAGAAGGACTCAATCCAGCTGGATGAGGACAGTGAGCGCAGGGTGGTGCAGACGCTGCTGGGGCTGCTGGAAGACAGGAATGGTGAAGTGCAGGGCCTGGCGGTCAG CCTGGGCCCCCTGGTGGGCAAGGTGAAGGAATGCCAGGTGGAAGCCATCGTGGAGGCGCTGTGTGCCAACATGCGCTCAGACAAGGAGCAGCTGCGGGACATCGCTGGCATTGGGCTCAAGACCGTCCTCTCCAAGCTGCCCCCCGCAGCCACAG AGTCCAGCTTGGCCACCAGCGTGTGCCGGAAGGTAACGGGCCAGCTCACTGCTGCCATCATCCAGCAGGAGGACGTAGCACTGCAGCTGGAAGCCCTGGACATCCTGTCAGACATGCTGAGCAG GCTGGGCGCGCCCCTCGGCGCCTTCCACGCCGGCCTCCTGCACTGCCTGCTGCCGCAGCTGGGCAGCCCACGCCTGGCCGTACGCAAGCGGGCGGTCGGGGCGCTCGGCCACCTGGCGGCCGCCTGCTGCAGCGACCTGCTCACCCAGCTCGCCGACCACCTGCTGCAGCGCCTGCCCAGCCCGCGCGAGCCCGCCTGCCCCACCTGCCCCGCCGCCGCGCGCACCCTGGTCCAGTGTGTGGGCAGCGTGGGCCGCCAGGCCGGCCACCGCCTAG GGGCCCACCTGGACCGCCTGGTGCCCCTGGTGCAGGACTTCTGCAGCCTGGATGATGATGAGCTCCGGGAGTCCTGCCTCCAGGCCCTGGAGGCCTTCCTGAGGAA GTGCCCCAAGGAAATGGGCCCTTACGTGTCCAGCGTGATAAGCCTCTGCCTGCAGTACCTGAAGCATGACCCCAACTATGACTGTGGCAGTGACGGGGACAAGGGGCAGATGGAGACGGAGGACAGTGAGCTCAGTGGGCAAG AGAGTGAGGATGGGTACAGTGACGAGGAGGACCAGAGCTGGAAGGTACGGCGAGCGGCAGCCAGGTGCCTGGGGGCGCTGCCCTGTTCACGGCCCGACCTGCAGGCCGAGCTCCTGTGCTCGCTGGGGCCCCCGCTCATCCATCGCTTCCGGGAACGTGAGGAGACCGTCAGGGCCGAGGTGTTTGCCACCTACTCGGAGCTGTTGCACCTGGCACGGGCCCCGGGAGGCTGGCCAGAGACACAggaggaggcaggggagcaggggagcttcCGTCACCTGCTGCGGGGACAG GTGCCCCTGGTGGTCAAGGCCCTGCAGCGACAACTCAAGGACCACAACCCACGGGTGCGCCAAGCCTGCTTCAGCCTCCTGGGTGAGCTGGAGGCAGCGCTTCCAGGCAGCCTGGAGGAGCACACGCCCATGCTGGTGACAG gcctGGTCTTCTCACTCGGAGAGCGGTCTGGCCCCTCGGCTGTGCGCCTGGACGCCCTAGCCCTCCTGCAGCAGCTGATTGGCACCGAGCCGGTGGCTACCTTCGCCTCGCACCTGCCCACCCTCCTGCCTGCCCTGGAGGGCTGTGTGGCCGACCCCTGCTGCCGGCTGGCAGCTGAAGGCCTGCGGGCGCTGCAGGAGCTGGTGAGGGTGCTGTGGCCCCTGGACGGGCCTGGTGCCCTGGACCCGCAGCCCCACGTGGCGAGGGTGGCAGCAGCCTGCCTGTCCCGGCTGCGTGCAGTTGACCTGGACCAGGAGGTGAAGGAGCGCGTACTGGCCTGCACCGGGCACCTGCTGGCCCACCTGGGCGACCGCCTGGCCGGGGCCGAGGTGCTACTGCTGGGCCTGCTGCTGGAGCGGCTGCAGGGCGAGGCCACCCGGCTGCCTGCCACCCGGGCCCTGGCGCTGGCCGCCGCCTCCCCGCTGTTGCTGGACCTGCGGCCCCTGCTGGCCGAGGCACTGCCCCTGCTCGCTGGGTTCATGCGCAGGGGCCCTCGGGCTCTCAGGCTGGCTGCCCTGCAGGTCCTGGAAGCGCTGGCTCGCACCCGGGGCCCCAGCCTCCCATCGCCTGCCCTGCAGCCCGTGTTGGCTGAGCTGCCCACTCTGCTTGGTGATGGTGACATGCCCGCGGCACAGCTGGCCTTGGAGCTCCTGGCCGCCCTGGCCCAGGCCCAGCCGGCCTGCTTGGCCGAGGTCAGTGGCCCGGTGCTGGATGCACTGCTGGGGCTGCTGTGCTGGCCGCTGCTGCCCGCAGGGGTGCTGGCGGCGGCCGAGGCACTGCTGCAGGCACTGGCCGGGGGGCGACCGCCCTGTGTGGACTATGCCCGCCTCACCCGGCTGCTCATGGCACCCGTGATCCAGGCCCCTGCGGCCGGCAGGCCCGGGCCGCCCAAGCAAGCCCTGCATTCCCTGGCCCGCTGCCTGGCCACGCTGGCGGCCGCCTGTCCCCAGGAGGCGGCGGCCACTGCCCAGCGGCTGGTGGCTGAAGCCCGGTGTCCCGACTCCAGCCCGCACATCCAGGTGCTAGCCCTGCTCACGCTGGCTGAGCTGGGCGCCGTGGCGGGGCCAGGCCCACAGCGGGAGCTCAAGGCCGCACTGCTGGACGCTCTGGGATCAGCCAGCGAGGACGTGCGGGCGGCCGCGTCCCTGGCGCTGGGCAGGGTGGGCGCGGGCAGCCTGGCCGACTTCCTGGCTCTCCTGCCCGCCCAGCTGCGGGCCGAGCCACGCCACCAGTACCTGCTGCTTGGCGCACTGAGAGAAGCACTGGGCATGGCTGTGCCTGACAGCCTGAGGCCGCACCTGGAGGTCGTGTGGGCCTTGCTGCTGCCCCTCTGCCAGGTGGATGAGGAGGGCACCCGTGGCCTGGTGGCCGAGTGCCTGGCCAGGCTGGTGCTGGCCAACCCACCCTTCCTCCTGCCCCGCCTCCGGATGCAGCTGGCCGCAG accagccCCTCACGCGGAGCACAGCCATCATGACAGTCAAGTTCCTCATCTCAGACCAGCCCCACCCTGTCGACCCGCAGCTCAAGACCATCATGG GTGACTTCCTGGAGAGCCTTCGGGACCCGGACTCTGGCGTGCGGCGGGCGGCGCTGGCCCTGCTCAACTCGGCTGTGCACAACAAGCCCTCGCTGGTGCGAGGTGAGCTGGGCACCGTGCTGCCCCTGCTCTACCAGGAGACCCGCGTCCGCAGAGAGCTCATCCGCGAG gtggagatGGGACCCTTCAAGCACACAGTGGATGAGGGGCTAGACCTGCGGAAGGCGGCCTTCGAGTGCATGTACTCGCTGCTGGAGCGCTGCCTGGCCCAGCTGGAGCTCGGAGAGTTCCTGAGCCGTGTGGAGGATGGCCTGAAAGACCACCCTGACATCCGG ATGTCCACCTTCACCATGCTGGCTCGGCTGGCAGCCCTGTGCCCCGCCTCCGTGCTGCAGAGGGTGGATCGGCTCATGGAGCCCCTCAGGGCCACCTGCCTGGCCAAG GTGAAGGCGGACTCCGTGAAACAGGAATTTGAGAAGCAGGAGGAGCTGAGGCACTCTGCCATGAGGGCCGTAGCCGCCCTGCTGAGCATCCCAGAAGTGGGCAAGAGCCCCATCATGGCCGACTTCCTGTCCCAAATCCAATCCAACCCTGAACTCAAGGTTCTTTTTGAAAGCACCCAGAAGGACTCGGCTTCAGGACGCAGCACCGACACCACAGAGCTCAGCTAG
- the CAND2 gene encoding cullin-associated NEDD8-dissociated protein 2 isoform X5 yields the protein MRTVSAGWCRRCWGCWKTGMVKCRAWRSGESSLATSVCRKVTGQLTAAIIQQEDVALQLEALDILSDMLSRLGAPLGAFHAGLLHCLLPQLGSPRLAVRKRAVGALGHLAAACCSDLLTQLADHLLQRLPSPREPACPTCPAAARTLVQCVGSVGRQAGHRLGAHLDRLVPLVQDFCSLDDDELRESCLQALEAFLRKCPKEMGPYVSSVISLCLQYLKHDPNYDCGSDGDKGQMETEDSELSGQESEDGYSDEEDQSWKVRRAAARCLGALPCSRPDLQAELLCSLGPPLIHRFREREETVRAEVFATYSELLHLARAPGGWPETQEEAGEQGSFRHLLRGQVPLVVKALQRQLKDHNPRVRQACFSLLGELEAALPGSLEEHTPMLVTGLVFSLGERSGPSAVRLDALALLQQLIGTEPVATFASHLPTLLPALEGCVADPCCRLAAEGLRALQELVRVLWPLDGPGALDPQPHVARVAAACLSRLRAVDLDQEVKERVLACTGHLLAHLGDRLAGAEVLLLGLLLERLQGEATRLPATRALALAAASPLLLDLRPLLAEALPLLAGFMRRGPRALRLAALQVLEALARTRGPSLPSPALQPVLAELPTLLGDGDMPAAQLALELLAALAQAQPACLAEVSGPVLDALLGLLCWPLLPAGVLAAAEALLQALAGGRPPCVDYARLTRLLMAPVIQAPAAGRPGPPKQALHSLARCLATLAAACPQEAAATAQRLVAEARCPDSSPHIQVLALLTLAELGAVAGPGPQRELKAALLDALGSASEDVRAAASLALGRVGAGSLADFLALLPAQLRAEPRHQYLLLGALREALGMAVPDSLRPHLEVVWALLLPLCQVDEEGTRGLVAECLARLVLANPPFLLPRLRMQLAADQPLTRSTAIMTVKFLISDQPHPVDPQLKTIMGDFLESLRDPDSGVRRAALALLNSAVHNKPSLVRGELGTVLPLLYQETRVRRELIREVEMGPFKHTVDEGLDLRKAAFECMYSLLERCLAQLELGEFLSRVEDGLKDHPDIRMSTFTMLARLAALCPASVLQRVDRLMEPLRATCLAKVKADSVKQEFEKQEELRHSAMRAVAALLSIPEVGKSPIMADFLSQIQSNPELKVLFESTQKDSASGRSTDTTELS from the exons ATGAGGACAGTGAGCGCAGGGTGGTGCAGACGCTGCTGGGGCTGCTGGAAGACAGGAATGGTGAAGTGCAGGGCCTGGCGGTCAGGTG AGTCCAGCTTGGCCACCAGCGTGTGCCGGAAGGTAACGGGCCAGCTCACTGCTGCCATCATCCAGCAGGAGGACGTAGCACTGCAGCTGGAAGCCCTGGACATCCTGTCAGACATGCTGAGCAG GCTGGGCGCGCCCCTCGGCGCCTTCCACGCCGGCCTCCTGCACTGCCTGCTGCCGCAGCTGGGCAGCCCACGCCTGGCCGTACGCAAGCGGGCGGTCGGGGCGCTCGGCCACCTGGCGGCCGCCTGCTGCAGCGACCTGCTCACCCAGCTCGCCGACCACCTGCTGCAGCGCCTGCCCAGCCCGCGCGAGCCCGCCTGCCCCACCTGCCCCGCCGCCGCGCGCACCCTGGTCCAGTGTGTGGGCAGCGTGGGCCGCCAGGCCGGCCACCGCCTAG GGGCCCACCTGGACCGCCTGGTGCCCCTGGTGCAGGACTTCTGCAGCCTGGATGATGATGAGCTCCGGGAGTCCTGCCTCCAGGCCCTGGAGGCCTTCCTGAGGAA GTGCCCCAAGGAAATGGGCCCTTACGTGTCCAGCGTGATAAGCCTCTGCCTGCAGTACCTGAAGCATGACCCCAACTATGACTGTGGCAGTGACGGGGACAAGGGGCAGATGGAGACGGAGGACAGTGAGCTCAGTGGGCAAG AGAGTGAGGATGGGTACAGTGACGAGGAGGACCAGAGCTGGAAGGTACGGCGAGCGGCAGCCAGGTGCCTGGGGGCGCTGCCCTGTTCACGGCCCGACCTGCAGGCCGAGCTCCTGTGCTCGCTGGGGCCCCCGCTCATCCATCGCTTCCGGGAACGTGAGGAGACCGTCAGGGCCGAGGTGTTTGCCACCTACTCGGAGCTGTTGCACCTGGCACGGGCCCCGGGAGGCTGGCCAGAGACACAggaggaggcaggggagcaggggagcttcCGTCACCTGCTGCGGGGACAG GTGCCCCTGGTGGTCAAGGCCCTGCAGCGACAACTCAAGGACCACAACCCACGGGTGCGCCAAGCCTGCTTCAGCCTCCTGGGTGAGCTGGAGGCAGCGCTTCCAGGCAGCCTGGAGGAGCACACGCCCATGCTGGTGACAG gcctGGTCTTCTCACTCGGAGAGCGGTCTGGCCCCTCGGCTGTGCGCCTGGACGCCCTAGCCCTCCTGCAGCAGCTGATTGGCACCGAGCCGGTGGCTACCTTCGCCTCGCACCTGCCCACCCTCCTGCCTGCCCTGGAGGGCTGTGTGGCCGACCCCTGCTGCCGGCTGGCAGCTGAAGGCCTGCGGGCGCTGCAGGAGCTGGTGAGGGTGCTGTGGCCCCTGGACGGGCCTGGTGCCCTGGACCCGCAGCCCCACGTGGCGAGGGTGGCAGCAGCCTGCCTGTCCCGGCTGCGTGCAGTTGACCTGGACCAGGAGGTGAAGGAGCGCGTACTGGCCTGCACCGGGCACCTGCTGGCCCACCTGGGCGACCGCCTGGCCGGGGCCGAGGTGCTACTGCTGGGCCTGCTGCTGGAGCGGCTGCAGGGCGAGGCCACCCGGCTGCCTGCCACCCGGGCCCTGGCGCTGGCCGCCGCCTCCCCGCTGTTGCTGGACCTGCGGCCCCTGCTGGCCGAGGCACTGCCCCTGCTCGCTGGGTTCATGCGCAGGGGCCCTCGGGCTCTCAGGCTGGCTGCCCTGCAGGTCCTGGAAGCGCTGGCTCGCACCCGGGGCCCCAGCCTCCCATCGCCTGCCCTGCAGCCCGTGTTGGCTGAGCTGCCCACTCTGCTTGGTGATGGTGACATGCCCGCGGCACAGCTGGCCTTGGAGCTCCTGGCCGCCCTGGCCCAGGCCCAGCCGGCCTGCTTGGCCGAGGTCAGTGGCCCGGTGCTGGATGCACTGCTGGGGCTGCTGTGCTGGCCGCTGCTGCCCGCAGGGGTGCTGGCGGCGGCCGAGGCACTGCTGCAGGCACTGGCCGGGGGGCGACCGCCCTGTGTGGACTATGCCCGCCTCACCCGGCTGCTCATGGCACCCGTGATCCAGGCCCCTGCGGCCGGCAGGCCCGGGCCGCCCAAGCAAGCCCTGCATTCCCTGGCCCGCTGCCTGGCCACGCTGGCGGCCGCCTGTCCCCAGGAGGCGGCGGCCACTGCCCAGCGGCTGGTGGCTGAAGCCCGGTGTCCCGACTCCAGCCCGCACATCCAGGTGCTAGCCCTGCTCACGCTGGCTGAGCTGGGCGCCGTGGCGGGGCCAGGCCCACAGCGGGAGCTCAAGGCCGCACTGCTGGACGCTCTGGGATCAGCCAGCGAGGACGTGCGGGCGGCCGCGTCCCTGGCGCTGGGCAGGGTGGGCGCGGGCAGCCTGGCCGACTTCCTGGCTCTCCTGCCCGCCCAGCTGCGGGCCGAGCCACGCCACCAGTACCTGCTGCTTGGCGCACTGAGAGAAGCACTGGGCATGGCTGTGCCTGACAGCCTGAGGCCGCACCTGGAGGTCGTGTGGGCCTTGCTGCTGCCCCTCTGCCAGGTGGATGAGGAGGGCACCCGTGGCCTGGTGGCCGAGTGCCTGGCCAGGCTGGTGCTGGCCAACCCACCCTTCCTCCTGCCCCGCCTCCGGATGCAGCTGGCCGCAG accagccCCTCACGCGGAGCACAGCCATCATGACAGTCAAGTTCCTCATCTCAGACCAGCCCCACCCTGTCGACCCGCAGCTCAAGACCATCATGG GTGACTTCCTGGAGAGCCTTCGGGACCCGGACTCTGGCGTGCGGCGGGCGGCGCTGGCCCTGCTCAACTCGGCTGTGCACAACAAGCCCTCGCTGGTGCGAGGTGAGCTGGGCACCGTGCTGCCCCTGCTCTACCAGGAGACCCGCGTCCGCAGAGAGCTCATCCGCGAG gtggagatGGGACCCTTCAAGCACACAGTGGATGAGGGGCTAGACCTGCGGAAGGCGGCCTTCGAGTGCATGTACTCGCTGCTGGAGCGCTGCCTGGCCCAGCTGGAGCTCGGAGAGTTCCTGAGCCGTGTGGAGGATGGCCTGAAAGACCACCCTGACATCCGG ATGTCCACCTTCACCATGCTGGCTCGGCTGGCAGCCCTGTGCCCCGCCTCCGTGCTGCAGAGGGTGGATCGGCTCATGGAGCCCCTCAGGGCCACCTGCCTGGCCAAG GTGAAGGCGGACTCCGTGAAACAGGAATTTGAGAAGCAGGAGGAGCTGAGGCACTCTGCCATGAGGGCCGTAGCCGCCCTGCTGAGCATCCCAGAAGTGGGCAAGAGCCCCATCATGGCCGACTTCCTGTCCCAAATCCAATCCAACCCTGAACTCAAGGTTCTTTTTGAAAGCACCCAGAAGGACTCGGCTTCAGGACGCAGCACCGACACCACAGAGCTCAGCTAG